A DNA window from Helianthus annuus cultivar XRQ/B chromosome 15, HanXRQr2.0-SUNRISE, whole genome shotgun sequence contains the following coding sequences:
- the LOC110911911 gene encoding THO complex subunit 4D isoform X1, translating to MASLDMSLDDMIKSRRTAERGRGRGGRARRGRGPTGPPRKGPLRVNARPSATTIAKSFRRPMNLPWQRDLLEESLKAAGVNGLDNGAKLYVSNLDSGVTNEDIRELFSEIGELKRYAIHYDKSGRPNGTAEVMFARRSDAYQALKRYNNVQLDGKPMKIEIVGSKSDVPLSPRVNLVGGVNGQRTVVMMPGVARGRGAGGFNRTPGQRTRGGIKNSRGGATLNGRGGSAGRGRGRGRGQSGGRGRGRGRKPAAVDKSADELDKELENYHAMQT from the exons ATGGCATCGTTGGATATGTCACTTGATGATATGATTAAAAGCAGGCGAACTGCTGAGAGAGGTAGGGGTCGAGGAGGTAGGGCCCGCCGTGGGCGAGGACCTACAGGACCACCTCGTAAAGGCCCACTCAGGGTGAATGCTCGGCCATCAGCCACTACCATTGCCAAG TCTTTTCGCAGACCCATGAATTTGCCATGGCAACGTGACTTGTTGGAAGAGAGCCTAAAAGCAGCAGGTGTAAACGGATTGGATAACGGTGCTAAATTATATGTTTCTAACTTGGACAGTGGTGTGACTAATGAAGATATAAGG GAATTGTTTTCTGAGATCGGGGAGCTGAAAAGATACGCAATTCATTACGACAAAAGTGGCCGACCAAAT GGAACAGCTGAAGTAATGTTTGCTAGAAGAAGCGATGCATATCAAGCGCTTAAACGTTATAACAATGTACAATTGGATGGGAAACCTATGAAGATTGAGATTGTAGGCTCTAAGTCAGACGTCCCTCTTTCACCTCGGGTGAACTTGGTTGGAGGTGTAAACGGGCAGAGGACCGTTGTCATGAT GCCTGGAGTGGCTCGTGGAAGAGGAGCTGGTGGATTTAATCGTACACCTGG TCAGAGAACCCGTGGTGGTATAAAGAACAGCCGTGGTGGTGCCACACTGAATGGACGTGGCGGCAGTGCTGGGCGGGGCCGTGGTCGTGGGCGAGGACAAAGTGGTGGTCGTGGGCGTGGTCGAGGGAGGAAGCCAGCGGCGGTTGACAAATCTGCTGATGAACTTGACAAGGAATTGGAGAACTATCATGCCATGCAGACTTAA
- the LOC110911911 gene encoding THO complex subunit 4D isoform X2 has translation MEFWKGDSFTELTNWSSLLSFRRPMNLPWQRDLLEESLKAAGVNGLDNGAKLYVSNLDSGVTNEDIRELFSEIGELKRYAIHYDKSGRPNGTAEVMFARRSDAYQALKRYNNVQLDGKPMKIEIVGSKSDVPLSPRVNLVGGVNGQRTVVMMPGVARGRGAGGFNRTPGQRTRGGIKNSRGGATLNGRGGSAGRGRGRGRGQSGGRGRGRGRKPAAVDKSADELDKELENYHAMQT, from the exons ATGGAGTTTTGGAAAGGAGATTCTTTCACTGAACTTACGAACTGGAGCTCTCTTCTG TCTTTTCGCAGACCCATGAATTTGCCATGGCAACGTGACTTGTTGGAAGAGAGCCTAAAAGCAGCAGGTGTAAACGGATTGGATAACGGTGCTAAATTATATGTTTCTAACTTGGACAGTGGTGTGACTAATGAAGATATAAGG GAATTGTTTTCTGAGATCGGGGAGCTGAAAAGATACGCAATTCATTACGACAAAAGTGGCCGACCAAAT GGAACAGCTGAAGTAATGTTTGCTAGAAGAAGCGATGCATATCAAGCGCTTAAACGTTATAACAATGTACAATTGGATGGGAAACCTATGAAGATTGAGATTGTAGGCTCTAAGTCAGACGTCCCTCTTTCACCTCGGGTGAACTTGGTTGGAGGTGTAAACGGGCAGAGGACCGTTGTCATGAT GCCTGGAGTGGCTCGTGGAAGAGGAGCTGGTGGATTTAATCGTACACCTGG TCAGAGAACCCGTGGTGGTATAAAGAACAGCCGTGGTGGTGCCACACTGAATGGACGTGGCGGCAGTGCTGGGCGGGGCCGTGGTCGTGGGCGAGGACAAAGTGGTGGTCGTGGGCGTGGTCGAGGGAGGAAGCCAGCGGCGGTTGACAAATCTGCTGATGAACTTGACAAGGAATTGGAGAACTATCATGCCATGCAGACTTAA